Proteins co-encoded in one Oncorhynchus gorbuscha isolate QuinsamMale2020 ecotype Even-year unplaced genomic scaffold, OgorEven_v1.0 Un_scaffold_4800, whole genome shotgun sequence genomic window:
- the LOC124028754 gene encoding trichohyalin-like produces the protein RDREKQRDREKEREREREREMERERKKERGKRKERNRDRSEDREWRRDRKLWKEKKRQREIEREQQEERQKQKEKEKEREKDNDNQREMELKDQQQKEMEKEKMIMREREEAGRRKEGQKNILGEIEGQNELEIEQEREMEEKQEVIKEAEEEYREREERGKEVSMKKHVVVNVKAKAREVFNRRKERRLEVLKGEREHIERGQQIRREKEERRLEMERKQERARQQEEQDKKQEIEIARQKEMSRVREEERQREEEREEQRKKAIKCHLSLIREREKIIEAKKREEMVEEERREILEYKRGELEEEEKEDDKEDILPPDKSIRRRAVGWVNKTWEKRNLRKIERTCQREAEEGHKIVHIVIPGPIRLTMTRAEREREKRKELLKAEERRKKMEDFNKQWRERSLLKKHTHQQLKEEREKMKEMYLEQINLEADEQIQKFSTQYITRCPTTQHSHDYNQGQELPGWATGQQVSQEPVASGDGQQEGPRRQQAWADNQEESSENQQEGPENHQGGPDSQQLEAPEEADTSEPISNTKTKKKPSIWKKIRMSIPDVLSA, from the exons agagacagagagaagcagagagacagagagaa agagagggaaagagagagagaaagggagatggaaagggagagaaaa aaagagagaggaaagagaaaagagagaaacagagacagatcaGAAGACAGAGAATGGAGAAGAGACAGAAAATTatggaaagagaagaagagacagagagagattgaaagag AAcaacaagaggagagacagaaacaaaaggagaaggagaaagaaagggagaaagacaaTGAcaatcagagagagatggaattaAAAGATCAGcaacagaaagagatggagaaagaaaagATGAttatgagagaaagggaggaagcaGGAAGAAGAAAGGAGGGGCAGAAAAATATTTTGGGGGAAATTGAGGGACAGAATGAACTGgagatagaacaggagagagagatggaagaaaaGCAGGAAGTGATTAAGGAAGCAGAGGAAGAGtacagggaaagagaagagagaggaaaggaagtaAGCATGAAGAAACATGTAGTAGTTAATGTTAAAGCAAAAGCACGGGAAGTCTTCAATAGGCGTAAAGAGAGGAGGTTAGAAGTGTTGAAGGGGGAACGAGAACACatagaaagaggacaacaaatcaggagggagaaggaggaaagaCGGCTGGAGATggaaagaaaacaggagagggCAAGACAACAAGAGGAGCAGGATAAAAAACAAGAGATTGAAATTGCTAGACAGAAAGAAATGTCGAgagtaagagaggaggagaggcagagagaggaagagagagaggagcagagaaagaAAGCCATTAAATGCCATTTATCtttaattagagagagagaaaaaataataGAGGCAAAAAaaagagaggagatggtggaagaggaaagaagggagatCCTTGAGTACAAGAGGGgtgagttagaggaggaggagaaggaagatgaCAAGGAGGACATTCTCCCACCTGATAAAAGTATCAGAAGGAGAGCTGTGGGCTGGGTGAATAAAACATGGGAGAAGAGGAACctcagaaagatagagagaacctgtcagagagaggctgaggagggCCATAAGATCGTCCACATAG TCATCCCTGGACCCATAAGGCTAACCATGAcccgggcagagagagagagggagaagaggaaggagctgCTGAAGgctgaggagagaaggaagaagatGGAGGATTTCAATAAGCAGTGGAGAGAGCGGTCCCTGCTTAAAAAACACACTCATCAACaactgaaggaggagagggagaagatgaaGGAAATGTACCTGGAGCAGATTAATCTGGAGGCTGATGAGCAAATCCAGAAGTTCAGCACCCAGTACATCACCCGGTGTCCAACCACCCAACACAGCCACGACTACAACCAAGGTCAGGAATTGCCGGGGTGGGCGACAGGCCAACAAGTAAGCCAAGAGCCTGTTGCATCTGGAGATGGCCAGCAAGAGGGGCCAAGGAGGCAACAGGCATGGGCAGACAACCAGGAGGAGAGTTCAGAGAACCAGCAGGAGGGGCCAGAGAACCATCAGGGGGGGCCAGACAGCCAGCAGCTAGAAGCTCCAGAAGAGGCTGACACATCAGAGCCAATCTCCAACACAAAGACAAAGAAAAAGCCAAGCATCTGGAAGAAAATTAGGATGAG